GGCGCGCGGGATCGGGCGGCCGGCGGCCCGCGCGAGGTCCTGGAAGAAGCCCTGCCAGCGCCGGTTCTCCCCGGTGAGCAGGTAGCGCTCGCCCGGGCGCCCGCGCGTGGCTGCGGCCATCACGCCGGCGGCCACGTCGCGCACGTCCACGAAGGTGTTCCCGCCGGTGAAGTGGAACGGCACGCGCCCGCGCCAGAACCGCTTGCACAGCGCCCCGAACTCGCTCTCGCCGAAGTCGTCCGGGCCGACCACGCACCCCGGGTTCACGACCACGACTTCCAGTCCGTCATCATTCGCGGCGAGCGCCATGAGTTCCGCGTCGCGCTTGGTGGTGGCATAGGGCACGTCGAACGCCCCGAGTGTCCACGGGGCGCTCTCGTCGCGCACGTCGGGCCACCGCGTCGCGCCGACCGCGGCCACGGAACTGAGGTGGACCACCCGGCGCACGCCCGCCGCGCGCGCGGCTTGGATCACGGTTCGCGTGCCCTCGACGTTCACCTGTCGAATGGCCTCCCGGTCGCCGCCGAAATCCACCGCCGCCGCCGCGTGAACGAGCACATCGGCCCCGCGACACCCCGCCGCCAGCGCGCCCGCGTCGATGAGCGGCGCGACCGCGGTCCGAACGCCGATGCTCTGGAGGCGCGCGGTGTCCGAGCCCTCGCGGTGGAGCGCGACCACCTCGGCGCCGGCCGCACGCAGCGCGGACGCGAGGTGCCAGCCGACGAACCCGGTCGCGCCGGTGAGCGCGACCCGGCGCCCGGTCCATGTGGGGTAAACGGTCGTGTTATGGGGTGCCGTCAAACGAAAAGCCCTCGCGGGTGTGGGGGTCCGCGAGGGAATGTAGTCGGATCGCCGAACGGGATCAACCGGAACCCGGTGTGCGGGCAGGACCGTTGGGTTCTCGGGACGGGTAGTCCACCCGCTCGTTGGTGTCCGAACACTCAAGCTACAGCCGGTTGCACCTGGAGAGGGGCTCGACACGACCGACTGCTCCAGAGCGACCTCAGTTGGGATCGTCTGATAGGCGATCCCGAGCCAGCCGCAAGACCTCCAACAACTCCCCCACGGGCAGCGACAGGGCGGCAGAGTCCTGCGGGAAAACTTCAAGCACGAGCCTCCCGTCGGTGGTGCTGACTTCACCCCACTGCGGACCGCCGTCGGCAAAGAACAATTGGACGACGGGTCCCTCGCGACCCGGCGGTACACCGTACCAAGCTTCGAGCGTCTTCAAGGAGTATCCTGCCTCGCGAGCACTGGGTAGACGAGCGCCAGCCTGATCGGGACGATGGCGGTAACCACACGACGTCCCATCTGCGAGAATTAAACGCCCCTGTTACTTCTCGACGGGCAACTGCTTGATCTGCGCGTTCACGTTCTTCGCGCGCTCCCGGATCGCGTCGCGGAGCCGGTTGACCTGGTTCTTGTAATCGTTCCCGGCCCCGGCGTCGACCGCCTTGAGCGCCGGGTGAACCACGGCCTCCAGTTCGTCGAGCCGCGCGATCAGCGCGTCCGGCTTGTACACGTTCGCCATGATCTCGCGGAGCCGGGCCACGTACCGCTTCTTCCCCTCCTTCGTCTGCATCAGCGCGCGGGCCACGCTCCCGCCCCAGTCCGGCAGGATCGGCCAGTTCGTGTCGCCGTACATCTGATCCATCCCCGACGGGATGAACGTGATCTTGTTCGTCTTCGGGTGGTGGTAGATGCGGTAGTTGTTGCACTTCGACGGGTACCCGTCCCAGTCGGAGGTGAGCATCTCGATCACGACGTAGCTGATGAACTTGTCGAGGTCGAGGAGTTTCTCCAGTTTCTCGAACCGCTTCTTCTCGTTCCCCTCGCGGGTCGCGGCCACGAGCGCCTTCAGGTCCGCGCGGTCGGCCACGTCGCCCTTGCCCGAAATCAGGTCGAGGGGCTGGTCGATGTCGCGCAGGAACCCGCCGTCGTAGAAGTTCCCGTTGCCGTTCCCGAAGTTGCTCTGGAGGAACTGCCGGTCGTAGCCCTCTTTGATGTAGTACATCCCGCACTTGCGCCCGTTGATCGTGACCGTGGCGTGGCTCACGCGCGCGGCCGGCACGCCCGCGGCCCGCATCAGATCGCCGCAAATCAGTTCGGAGAGGTAGCTCGGGTCCTGGGCCGAGTTCGCGAGGTGCCACTTGTCCATCCCGTGGTACCGCTGGGCGTCGACGAACTTGTCCATGTTCAGCGTCAGGCCCGGCTTGTCGTCGAAGTTGCGATAACTCCCGGCCGCGCCCTTCAGGTGGAACCCCACGTCGGCGTACTCGGTGGCGCCCTCCTTCACCAGCACCTTCGCGTACTTGCGCGGCTCGCGGTTGATCGCGTCGACCTCCTTCTTGTCCACCGTCAGGACGATGTTGTGAACCTGGGGCTTGCGGAAGAAGGCGTCGCGCTCGGTGATCGTGCGCGGGACCGGCGCGGTATCCACCGCGGGCACGTTGGCGGTCCCGAGTATGAGGGCGAACAGGGCCAATATCAGAAGGGGTCGTCTCACGGCGAACTCCGGTGGGCGGTCTGGTCAGCGTGTAGCGATTTTACCCGCGAACGGACCCGCACCACAAGCGCGACGCGACCGGAGCGACCGTTAAGTTCTCGTGAATAACACGCGACCACCTGTTCGTTCGCGGTGTTTCGTGGCACAGGCCTCTGGCCTGTGGAGACATCACACAGGCCAGAGGCCTGTGCTACGACCAAACACGGCAGCGCATCACACAGGCCAGAGGCCTGTGCCACGAAACCAAGGCCGGGCGCACCGCGTTTCCGCCTTGTCCGCACGCGCGCCGCGGGTCATGATAACCAACTCGTTTGCTCCCCCGGAGGTTCCCAATGCGATTCCGCAACGCGCTCCTGCTCGCGGTGGTGGCGCTCGCCCCGGCGCCGGGCGCCCGCGCCGACGACTGGCCCCAGTGGATGGGGCCGAAGCGCGACAACGTGTGGCGCGAGACCGGCATCTTGGAGAAGTTCCCGAAGGACGGGCCGAAGGTGCTCTGGCGCACCCCCGTGGCCGGCGGGTACGCGGGGCCGGCCGTCGTCGGCGGGAAGGTGTTCGTGGCCGACCGCGTGCTCGCGAAGGGCGCGGCGAACCCGGCCGACCCGTTCGACACGAAGGCCCAAGTGAACAGCACCGAGCGCGTGCTGTGCCTGGACGCCAAAACCGGCAAGGAACTGTGGAAGCACGAGTACGACTGCCCGTACCAGATCAGCTACCCGTCCGGCCCGCGCTGCACGCCCACGGTCCACGAGGGCAAGGTGTACGCGCTCGGCGCGATGGGCAACCTGTTCTGCCTCGAGGCCGATACCGGCAAGGTGCTCTGGGCGCGCAACTTCCTGAAGGAGTACAAGACCAAGCCCGCGCTGTGGGGGTACGCGGCGCACCCGCTCATCGACGGGAAGAAGCTCATCACCCTCGTCGGCGGCGAGGGGAGCCACGTCGTCGCGTTCGACAAGGACACGGGCAAGGAGATCTGGAAGGCCGGGAACCTGCCCGAGCAGGGGTACTCGCCGGTGATGATTACCGAGGCCGGCGGGAAGCGCCAGATGATCGTGGCCGGGCCGAAGGCCGTGTACTCGGTGAACCCGGAGACCGGCGCGCAGTACTGGTCGAAGCCGTACTCCGAGGACTTCGGGTACGCGGTGATGACCCCGGTGCGGGTCGGCGACCACCTGTTCGTCGCGGGGTACCCGGCCAAGAACCTGCTCGTGAAGCTGGCCGCCGACAAGCCCGAGGCGGAGGTGGTCTTCAACAATAAGAAGAAAACCGCGCTGTACCCCGGGAGCGTGCAGCCGTTCCTGCTCGACGGGCTCCTGTACGGCTACGACGACAGCGGGATGATGTTCGCCGTCGAGTTGCCCTCGGGCAAGCGCGTGTGGGAGGACGTGGGGCCGGTCGGCGGGGACAAGCCGAAGGGGTCGGAGACCGCGTTCATGGTGAAGAACGGCGACCGGTTCTTCTTCTTCGCCGAGACCGGGCACCTCGTGATCGGCAAGCTGACGCCGCAGGGGTACGAGGAGATCGACCGCACGAAAGTGATCGAGCAGACGGGCAACGCCTTCGGCCGCAAGGTCGTGTGGTGCGCCCCGGCGTTCGCGGACAAGAAGATGTTCGTCCGCAACGACAAGGAACTCATCTGCGTCGATCTGGCGAAGTGAAGCTGGGCGAACGGCCGGTGTGAGCCGGCCGGTGGCACAGCAGCGGCGATCGGCAACCAGCGCAGGCGAACGGCCAGTGTGAGCCGGCCGGTGGCGCCACCCCAAGTGAGCCAGTGCTGCACCAACGCCACCTCAAAACACCGGCGGGCCACGGTATCTGGCACCACCGGCCGTTCGCCTGTGCTCCCACCGGCCGTTCGCCTGTGCTCCCACCGGCCGGCTCACACCGGCCGTTCGCCTGTGCTCACACCGGCCGGCTCACACCGGCCGTTCGCCTGCGCTCCCACCGGCCGGCTCACACCGGCCGTTCGCCTGTGCTCACACCGGCCGGCTCACACCGGCCGTTCGCCAATCACTTCGGTCCGGGCGGCGCGTACTTCTTCAGCCACGCGAAGATTTCCTTGTGCCAGTGCGCGCTGTTTTGCGGCTTGAGCACCCAGTGCCCCTCGTCGGGGAAGTTCACGAACCGGCTCGGCACCCCCTGGCGCTGCAGCGTGGTGAACAGCTCGTGCCCCTGACCGATCGGGCACCGGAAGTCCAAATCGTTGTGGATGATGAGCATCGGCGTCTTGTGCTTGCCCAGGTTCCCGGCCTTCTTGTGCGGTGAGAACTCGGCGTACTTCTGGGGCTTCTCCCACGGCAATCCGCCGTGCTCCCACTCGTCGAACCACAACTCGTCGGTCGTGCCCCACATGCTCTCGAAGTTCCACACCGAGCAGTGCGTCACCAGACACTTGAACCGCGGCGCGACGTCGTTCACCGCGAACCAGTTCATCATGTACCCGCCGAAGCTCCCGCCCGCTGCCGCGATCCGGTCCTTATCGACGTAAGGCAGTTTCTCGACGAAATCCAGGCCCGCGACGAGGTCGCGATAGCACTTCCCGCCCCAATCCCCGGTGATCTCGTCGGTGAACTTCTGGCCGAAGCCGACGCTCCCGCGCGGGTTCGGCATCACCACCACGTAGCCCTGTGCGGCCCAGAGTTGGGGGTTCCAGCGGTAACTCCACGCATCACGCCACGCGCTCTGCGGGCCACCGTGAACGAGGTACACCACCGGCCACTTCTTCTTCGCGTCGAACCCCGGCGGCTTCTGCACCCACATTTGCATCTTCGCGCCGCCCTCGACGGGAACACTCACGGATTCCGGTTTCGGGAGGTCGAGTTCGGCGAGCAGTGTATCGTTGACGTGGTTGATACGTGTTGGCTCTGGTACGAACTTTATCGCCAAACCCCAGACCTGGATCTCGGCCGGCGCGGTCAAGGAAGAATGAATGTAAGCAAACTTCGTCCCGTCGCGGCTTGCCGTGAACGACCCGAACGATCCGGTGCTAGAAGCGTCCCGAGCCGCATAGTTCGACGACAGTTTGCCGAGCAGATGGAAGTGGAGCGGTTGACCGCCGTCCTTGTCGATGGCGAACAGAAAGCTGAGGTGCGTTTCGTCA
The Gemmata palustris DNA segment above includes these coding regions:
- a CDS encoding CotH kinase family protein; protein product: MRRPLLILALFALILGTANVPAVDTAPVPRTITERDAFFRKPQVHNIVLTVDKKEVDAINREPRKYAKVLVKEGATEYADVGFHLKGAAGSYRNFDDKPGLTLNMDKFVDAQRYHGMDKWHLANSAQDPSYLSELICGDLMRAAGVPAARVSHATVTINGRKCGMYYIKEGYDRQFLQSNFGNGNGNFYDGGFLRDIDQPLDLISGKGDVADRADLKALVAATREGNEKKRFEKLEKLLDLDKFISYVVIEMLTSDWDGYPSKCNNYRIYHHPKTNKITFIPSGMDQMYGDTNWPILPDWGGSVARALMQTKEGKKRYVARLREIMANVYKPDALIARLDELEAVVHPALKAVDAGAGNDYKNQVNRLRDAIRERAKNVNAQIKQLPVEK
- a CDS encoding NAD-dependent epimerase/dehydratase family protein; amino-acid sequence: MTAPHNTTVYPTWTGRRVALTGATGFVGWHLASALRAAGAEVVALHREGSDTARLQSIGVRTAVAPLIDAGALAAGCRGADVLVHAAAAVDFGGDREAIRQVNVEGTRTVIQAARAAGVRRVVHLSSVAAVGATRWPDVRDESAPWTLGAFDVPYATTKRDAELMALAANDDGLEVVVVNPGCVVGPDDFGESEFGALCKRFWRGRVPFHFTGGNTFVDVRDVAAGVMAAATRGRPGERYLLTGENRRWQGFFQDLARAAGRPIPRATFPGWLALPVARVMAWRGHKKKRRPPLSIDSAKFVGLYFFYTAEKARRELGFAPRPLRESLADAFAFWHGPGQLAPRKKAA
- a CDS encoding PQQ-binding-like beta-propeller repeat protein → MRFRNALLLAVVALAPAPGARADDWPQWMGPKRDNVWRETGILEKFPKDGPKVLWRTPVAGGYAGPAVVGGKVFVADRVLAKGAANPADPFDTKAQVNSTERVLCLDAKTGKELWKHEYDCPYQISYPSGPRCTPTVHEGKVYALGAMGNLFCLEADTGKVLWARNFLKEYKTKPALWGYAAHPLIDGKKLITLVGGEGSHVVAFDKDTGKEIWKAGNLPEQGYSPVMITEAGGKRQMIVAGPKAVYSVNPETGAQYWSKPYSEDFGYAVMTPVRVGDHLFVAGYPAKNLLVKLAADKPEAEVVFNNKKKTALYPGSVQPFLLDGLLYGYDDSGMMFAVELPSGKRVWEDVGPVGGDKPKGSETAFMVKNGDRFFFFAETGHLVIGKLTPQGYEEIDRTKVIEQTGNAFGRKVVWCAPAFADKKMFVRNDKELICVDLAK
- a CDS encoding S9 family peptidase, which produces MRIARSVAVVALVLCASQLRAADRRSMTLDDFFAVKRVAAPQISPDGKHVAYQVTTVDLEKNKSATALWVAATDGKEAPKQLTPKDVPGREPRWSPDGKWILFESKGGLYVTDLAGKEPLLVAQISTGASHGIWSADGKSIAFVSSVHPEFSEKPFAESDKLNKDKDDAIAKSPVKAKTFTKLFYRHWVEYVGDKRQHLFVIEANLDPARKALPDPRDVTPGDRDAFPTSSTFDSGDNFTFTPDGTHLVFTAPPAENEAWSTNYDLCRVSTTNTSTKWETLTTDNKAADSGPKFSPDGKKLAWRAQTRAGYEADSWDILYVPANPDGTFTEKPKAVLGAHTRITSINEFVWATVWDRDETHLSFLFAIDKDGGQPLHFHLLGKLSSNYAARDASSTGSFGSFTASRDGTKFAYIHSSLTAPAEIQVWGLAIKFVPEPTRINHVNDTLLAELDLPKPESVSVPVEGGAKMQMWVQKPPGFDAKKKWPVVYLVHGGPQSAWRDAWSYRWNPQLWAAQGYVVVMPNPRGSVGFGQKFTDEITGDWGGKCYRDLVAGLDFVEKLPYVDKDRIAAAGGSFGGYMMNWFAVNDVAPRFKCLVTHCSVWNFESMWGTTDELWFDEWEHGGLPWEKPQKYAEFSPHKKAGNLGKHKTPMLIIHNDLDFRCPIGQGHELFTTLQRQGVPSRFVNFPDEGHWVLKPQNSAHWHKEIFAWLKKYAPPGPK